In one window of Xiphophorus hellerii strain 12219 chromosome 23, Xiphophorus_hellerii-4.1, whole genome shotgun sequence DNA:
- the slitrk4 gene encoding SLIT and NTRK-like protein 4 codes for MLLVPLLAAFFSSISGSLSSSLSSMSDGPPMTDPTALDLMAETCIACSCMSVENVLYVNCEKITVYRPTQLIPPASSLYHLNFQNNFLIVLYPNSFLNFTHAVSLQLGNNKLQNIEGGAFMGMSALKQLHLNNNELKVLRADTFQGIENLEYLQADYNLIKYIEKGAFNKLHKLKVLILNDNLIQALPENIFRFASLTHLDIRGNRIQNLPYLGVLEHIGRIVELQLDDNPWNCTCDLAPLKAWLENMPYNIFIGEAICETPSDLYGRLLKETNRQELCPMGTGSEFDIKMPPAQPENGQGPSKMTPTTGAPKSPKTTDSSKFYGNGIVAGLPPFGKNRELVPRTPLMLCPLPCSCKAHPSDFGVSVSCQERSIRNLADLNSKPPNAKKLHLSGNYIRDISPTDFQGFEGLDLLHLGSNQIAVVQKGVFANLTNLRRLYLNGNQLEQLHPEMFLGLTNLQYLYLEYNAIKEILASTFDSMPNLQLLYLNNNVLRSLPAYIFAGVPLARLNLKNNHFMTLPVSGVLDNLRSLTQIDLEGNPWECSCDLVALKLWLQRLSDGVAAKEVKCASPVMFANIELRLIKNEILCPKLTTLPPISSSTPIVTSVSPAGVGKAPPGGPVPLSIMILSILVVLILTVFVAFCLLVFVLRRNKKPVGRQEGLGNQECGSLSLQLRRHGHKSGKKGSIPGDDLGGETFIPQTIEHIGKSHTCGIGRSSDMDAGFKFADSQRQKIILRNCSDKDKDLLSTLERNKRLSTIDELEEFLPNREPSLFIHNFLDSKRDFNSIGMGGYEIRYPEKTLDKKMKKSSLIGGNHSKIVVEQRKSEYYELKAKLQGTPDYLQVLEEQTALSKM; via the coding sequence ATGCTGCTCGTACCCCTGCTGGCagcctttttttcctccatctcgGGCTCCCTCTCCTCATCCCTCTCCTCCATGTCAGACGGACCTCCGATGACGGACCCCACTGCCTTGGACCTGATGGCCGAGACCTGCATTGCCTGCTCTTGCATGTCGGTGGAGAACGTGCTGTACGTCAACTGCGAGAAGATCACCGTCTATAGGCCCACGCAGCTCATCCCTCCGGCCTCCTCCCTGTACCACCTGAACTTCCAGAACAATTTTCTGATTGTGCTGTACCCTAACTCGTTCCTCAACTTCACCCACGCTGTGTCACTGCAGCTGGGGAACAATAAACTGCAGAACATTGAAGGTGGCGCGTTCATGGGGATGAGCGCGTTGAAGCAGCTGCACCTTAACAATAACGAGTTGAAGGTGCTGCGAGCTGACACTTTCCAAGGCATTGAAAACCTGGAATACCTTCAGGCTGACTAcaatctaataaaatacattgaaaaggGAGCATTTAACAAACTACACAAACTCAAAGTGCTGATTCTGAATGATAATCTCATACAGGCACTTCCTGAGAACATTTTCCGCTTTGCCTCTCTCACACACTTGGATATAAGAGGAAACAGGATCCAGAACCTTCCTTATTTAGGAGTCCTTGAGCATATCGGCCGGATCGTAGAGCTGCAGCTTGACGACAACCCCTGGAACTGTACCTGTGATTTAGCACCTCTGAAGGCGTGGCTTGAAAACATGCcctacaatatttttattggcGAGGCCATATGTGAAACACCAAGTGACTTATATGGGAGGCTCCTGAAAGAAACCAACAGACAGGAGCTTTGTCCCATGGGAACGGGAAGCGAATTTGATATTAAGATGCCACCTGCACAGCCTGAAAATGGGCAGGGGCCATCTAAAATGACGCCAACCACAGGGGCTCCAAAATCGCCAAAAACAACTGACTCGTCTAAGTTTTATGGAAACGGCATTGTGGCTGGTTTACCCCCTTTTGGCAAAAACAGAGAGCTTGTTCCACGGACTCCCCTAATGTTGTGTCCACTCCCTTGCAGCTGTAAGGCCCATCCCTCTGACTTTGGTGTTAGCGTAAGCTGTCAGGAAAGGAGTATAAGAAATCTTGCTGATCTTAATTCCAAACCCCCAAATGCCAAGAAACTTCACCTAAGTGGGAATTACATCCGTGATATCAGCCCAACTGATTTCCAAGGCTTTGAGGGCTTAGATTTGCTTCATCTTGGCAGTAATCAAATTGCAGTGGTACAAAAAGGTGTGTTTGCTAACCTTACTAATCTAAGGAGACTGTATTTGAATGGAAATCAACTTGAACAGCTACACCCAGAGATGTTTCTGGGCCTCACAAACCTCCAGTACCTTTATTTGGAATACAATGCCATTAAAGAGATCCTTGCAAGCACATTTGACTCTATGCCCAATCTACAACTCCTGTATCTCAACAACAATGTCCTTCGGAGTCTCCCAGCCTATATCTTTGCTGGTGTCCCTCTAGCCAGGCTCAACTTGAAAAACAACCACTTCATGACATTGCCAGTGAGTGGTGTCCTGGACAATCTGCGGTCGCTGACCCAGATAGATCTAGAGGGCAACCCATGGGAGTGCTCCTGCGATCTGGTCGCACTCAAGCTTTGGCTGCAGAGGCTCAGTGATGGAGTGGCTGCAAAAGAGGTGAAATGTGCCTCCCCTGTGATGTTTGCCAACATTGAGCTGCGTCTGATTAAAAATGAGATTCTCTGTCCTAAACTCACGACACTTCCACCTATCTCAAGCTCCACCCCGATTGTGACCTCAGTATCACCCGCAGGAGTCGGCAAGGCACCTCCAGGAGGACCTGTGCCTCTCTCCATTATGATCCTCAGCATACTTGTGGTGCTTATCCTAACTGTGTTTGTGGCCTTCTGCCTTCTAGTCTTTGTCCTAAGGCGGAATAAAAAGCCTGTGGGTCGACAAGAGGGGCTGGGGAACCAGGAGTGTGGCTCGTTGTCTCTACAGCTTCGTCGCCATGGCCACAAATCCGGCAAGAAAGGGTCCATCCCTGGGGATGACTTGGGAGGTGAAACGTTCATTCCCCAGACCATTGAGCACATTGGCAAGAGCCACACCTGCGGCATTGGACGCTCCTCAGACATGGACGCCGGCTTCAAGTTTGCTGACTCGCAGAGACAGAAGATCATCCTGCGAAACTGTTCCGACAAGGACAAGGACCTACTCTCCACCCTGGAGCGCAACAAACGCCTCAGCACCATCGATGAACTCGAGGAGTTTCTCCCCAACCGAGAGCCCAGCCTGTTCATCCACAACTTCTTGGACAGTAAAAGAGATTTTAACAGTATAGGGATGGGCGGGTATGAAATCCGCTATCCTGAAAAGACACTGGataaaaagatgaagaaatcATCACTCATAGGTGGAAACCACAGTAAGATCGTGGTGGAGCAGAGGAAAAGTGAGTATTATGAGTTGAAAGCCAAGCTCCAAGGGACGCCTGATTACCTGCAGGTGCTCGAGGAGCAGACTGCCCTGAGTAAAATGTAG